Proteins from one Phocoena phocoena chromosome 7, mPhoPho1.1, whole genome shotgun sequence genomic window:
- the CHRNG gene encoding acetylcholine receptor subunit gamma: MHGGQRPLLLLSLLAVYLGAQGRSQEERLLRDLMHSYVPHLRPAKHDSDVVNVSLKLTLTNLISLNEREEALTTNVWIEMQWCDYRLRWDPRDYDGLWVLRVPSTMVWRPDIVLENNVDGVFEVALYCNVLVSPDGCVYWLPPAIFRSSCPVSVTYFPFDWQNCSLIFQSQTYGTNEINLQLSQEDGQTIEWIFIDPEAFTENGEWAIRHRPAKMLLDEAAPAEEAGHQKVVFYLLIQRKPLFYVINIIAPCVLISSVAILIYFLPAKAGGQKCTVAINVLLAQTVFLFLVAKKVPETSQAVPLISKYLTFLLVVTILIVVNAVVVLNVSLRSPHTHSMARGVRKVFLRLLPQLLRMHVRPLAPAAVQDARPRLRNGSSMRWSITAGEEVALRLPRSELLFRQHQSNGLVRAALEKLEKGPESGQSQEWCGSLRQAAPAIQACVEACNLIACTRYQQSHFDSGNKEWFLVGRVLDRVCFLVMLSLFVCGTAGIFLMAHYNRMPALPFPGDPRSYLPSSD, encoded by the exons ATGCACGGGGGCCAGAGGCCGCTGCTCCTTCTGTCACTGTTGGCTGTCTACCTGG GAGCCCAGGGCCGGAGCCAGGAGGAACGTCTGCTCAGGGACCTGATGCACAGCTACGTCCCCCACCTGAGGCCTGCCAAGCACGATTCAGACGTGGTCAACGTCAGCCTGAAGCTCACGCTCACCAACCTCATCTCCTTG AATGAGCGAGAGGAGGCCCTCACCACCAACGTCTGGATAGAAATG CAGTGGTGTGACTACCGCCTGCGCTGGGACCCACGTGACTACGACGGCCTGTGGGTGCTGCGGGTGCCGTCCACCATGGTGTGGCGGCCGGACATCGTGCTGGAGAACAA CGTGGACGGCGTATTCGAGGTGGCCCTCTACTGCAACGTGCTCGTGTCTCCCGACGGCTGCGTGTACTGGCTGCCGCCCGCCATCTTCCGCTCCTCCTGCCCCGTCTCTGTCACCTACTTCCCCTTCGACTGGCAGAACTGCTCCCTCATCTTCCA gtCCCAGACCTACGGCACCAACGAGATCAATCTGCAGCTGAGCCAGGAAGATGGTCAGACCATCGAGTGGATTTTCATAGACCCCGAGGCCTTCACAG AAAATGGAGAGTGGGCCATCCGGCACCGGCCAGCCAAGATGCTGCTGGATGAGGCGGCACCAGCCGAGGAGGCCGGCCACCAGAAGGTCGTCTTCTACCTGCTCATCCAGCGCAAGCCCCTCTTCTACGTCATCAACATCATCGCGCCCTGTGTACTCATCTCCTCTGTGGCCATCCTCATCTACTTCCTTCCTGCCAAGG CGGGTGGTCAGAAGTGTACCGTCGCCATCAACGTGCTCCTGGCCCAGACtgtcttcctcttccttgtggccAAGAAGGTGCCCGAGACCTCCCAGGCGGTGCCACTCATCAGCAA GTACCTGACCTTCCTCCTGGTGGTGACCATCCTGATTGTTGTGAATGCTGTGGTCGTGCTCAACGTGTCTCTGCggtccccacacacacactccatggCTCGAGGGGTCCGCAAG GTGTTCCTGCGGCTCCTGCCCCAGCTGTTGAGGATGCACGTTCGCCCGCTGGCCCCAGCGGCTGTGCAGGATGCCCGGCCCCGGCTACGGAATGGCTCCTCCATGCGGTGGTCAATCACAGCCGGGGAGGAGGTGGCCCTCCGCCTGCCCCGCAGTGAACTCCTCTTCCGGCAGCACCAGAGCAATGGGCTAGTAAGGGCAGCGCTGGAGAAGCTAG agaaaggcccGGAgtcagggcagagccaggagtggTGTGGCAGCCTGAGGCAGGCCGCCCCAGCCATCCAGGCCTGCGTGGAAGCCTGCAACCTCATTGCCTGCACCCGGTACCAGCAGAGTCACTTTGACAGT GGCAACAAGGAATGGTTCCTGGTGGGCCGAGTGCTGGACCGTGTCTGCTTCCTGGTCATGCTCTCGCTCTTTGTCTGCGGCACTGCTGGAATCTTCCTCATGGCCCACTACAACAGGATGCCTGCCCTGCCATTCCCTGGAGACCCCCGCTCCTACCTGCCCTCATCCGACTGA
- the EIF4E2 gene encoding eukaryotic translation initiation factor 4E type 2 isoform X1 → MNNKFDALKDDDSGDHDQNEENSTQKDGEKEKTERDRSQSSSKRKAVVPGPAEHPLQYNYTFWYSRRTPGRPTSSQSYEQNIKQIGTFASVEQFWRFYSHMVRPGDLTGHSDFHLFKEGIKPMWEDDANKNGGKWIIRLRKGLASRCWENLILAMLGEQFMVGEEICGAVVSVRFQEDIISIWNKTASDQATTARIRDTLRRVLNLPPNTIMEYKTHTDSIKMPGRLGPQRLLFQNLWKPRLNVP, encoded by the exons ATGAACAACAAGTTCGACGC ATTGAAAGATGACGACAGTGGGGACCACGATCAGAATGAAGAAAACAGCACACAGAAAGATGGTGAGAAGGAAAAAACGGAACGAGACAGGAGTCAGAGCAGCAGCAAGAGGAAG GCTGTTGTCCCTGGGCCAGCAGAGCACCCCCTGCAGTATAACTACACTTTCTGGTACTCCAGGAGAACCCCTGGCCGTCCCACCAGCTCACAGAGCTACGAACAGAATATCAAACAGATTGGCACCTTTGCCTCT GTGGAGCAGTTCTGGAGGTTTTACAGCCACATGGTACGTCCCGGGGACCTGACAGGCCACAGTGACTTCCATCTCTTCAAAGAAGGAATTAAACCCATGTGGGAG GATGATGCAAATAAAAATGGTGGCAAGTGGATTATTCGGCTGCGGAAGGGCTTGGCATCCCGTTGCTGGGAGAATCTCATCCTGGCCATGTTGGGGGAACAGTTCATGGTTGGGGAGGAGATCTGTGGGGCTGTGGTCTCTGTCCGGTTTCAG GAGGACATTATTTCAATATGGAATAAGACTGCCAGCGACCAAGCCACCACAGCCCGCATCCGGGATACGCTTCGGCGAGTGCTTAACCTACCTCCCAACACCATTATGGAGTACAAAACCCACACCGACAGCATCAA AATGCCAGGCAGGCTGGGCCCCCAAAGGCTCCTTTTTCAAAACCTCTGGAAGCCGCGGTTGAATGTGCCATGA
- the EIF4E2 gene encoding eukaryotic translation initiation factor 4E type 2 isoform X2 encodes MNNKFDALKDDDSGDHDQNEENSTQKDGEKEKTERDRSQSSSKRKAVVPGPAEHPLQYNYTFWYSRRTPGRPTSSQSYEQNIKQIGTFASVEQFWRFYSHMVRPGDLTGHSDFHLFKEGIKPMWEDDANKNGGKWIIRLRKGLASRCWENLILAMLGEQFMVGEEICGAVVSVRFQEDIISIWNKTASDQATTARIRDTLRRVLNLPPNTIMEYKTHTDSIKAWEEFHGLVNSSGR; translated from the exons ATGAACAACAAGTTCGACGC ATTGAAAGATGACGACAGTGGGGACCACGATCAGAATGAAGAAAACAGCACACAGAAAGATGGTGAGAAGGAAAAAACGGAACGAGACAGGAGTCAGAGCAGCAGCAAGAGGAAG GCTGTTGTCCCTGGGCCAGCAGAGCACCCCCTGCAGTATAACTACACTTTCTGGTACTCCAGGAGAACCCCTGGCCGTCCCACCAGCTCACAGAGCTACGAACAGAATATCAAACAGATTGGCACCTTTGCCTCT GTGGAGCAGTTCTGGAGGTTTTACAGCCACATGGTACGTCCCGGGGACCTGACAGGCCACAGTGACTTCCATCTCTTCAAAGAAGGAATTAAACCCATGTGGGAG GATGATGCAAATAAAAATGGTGGCAAGTGGATTATTCGGCTGCGGAAGGGCTTGGCATCCCGTTGCTGGGAGAATCTCATCCTGGCCATGTTGGGGGAACAGTTCATGGTTGGGGAGGAGATCTGTGGGGCTGTGGTCTCTGTCCGGTTTCAG GAGGACATTATTTCAATATGGAATAAGACTGCCAGCGACCAAGCCACCACAGCCCGCATCCGGGATACGCTTCGGCGAGTGCTTAACCTACCTCCCAACACCATTATGGAGTACAAAACCCACACCGACAGCATCAA
- the EIF4E2 gene encoding eukaryotic translation initiation factor 4E type 2 isoform X5, with amino-acid sequence MNNKFDALKDDDSGDHDQNEENSTQKDGEKEKTERDRSQSSSKRKVEQFWRFYSHMVRPGDLTGHSDFHLFKEGIKPMWEDDANKNGGKWIIRLRKGLASRCWENLILAMLGEQFMVGEEICGAVVSVRFQEDIISIWNKTASDQATTARIRDTLRRVLNLPPNTIMEYKTHTDSIKAWEEFHGLVNSSGR; translated from the exons ATGAACAACAAGTTCGACGC ATTGAAAGATGACGACAGTGGGGACCACGATCAGAATGAAGAAAACAGCACACAGAAAGATGGTGAGAAGGAAAAAACGGAACGAGACAGGAGTCAGAGCAGCAGCAAGAGGAAG GTGGAGCAGTTCTGGAGGTTTTACAGCCACATGGTACGTCCCGGGGACCTGACAGGCCACAGTGACTTCCATCTCTTCAAAGAAGGAATTAAACCCATGTGGGAG GATGATGCAAATAAAAATGGTGGCAAGTGGATTATTCGGCTGCGGAAGGGCTTGGCATCCCGTTGCTGGGAGAATCTCATCCTGGCCATGTTGGGGGAACAGTTCATGGTTGGGGAGGAGATCTGTGGGGCTGTGGTCTCTGTCCGGTTTCAG GAGGACATTATTTCAATATGGAATAAGACTGCCAGCGACCAAGCCACCACAGCCCGCATCCGGGATACGCTTCGGCGAGTGCTTAACCTACCTCCCAACACCATTATGGAGTACAAAACCCACACCGACAGCATCAA
- the EIF4E2 gene encoding eukaryotic translation initiation factor 4E type 2 isoform X4, with amino-acid sequence MNNKFDALKDDDSGDHDQNEENSTQKDGEKEKTERDRSQSSSKRKVEQFWRFYSHMVRPGDLTGHSDFHLFKEGIKPMWEDDANKNGGKWIIRLRKGLASRCWENLILAMLGEQFMVGEEICGAVVSVRFQEDIISIWNKTASDQATTARIRDTLRRVLNLPPNTIMEYKTHTDSIKMPGRLGPQRLLFQNLWKPRLNVP; translated from the exons ATGAACAACAAGTTCGACGC ATTGAAAGATGACGACAGTGGGGACCACGATCAGAATGAAGAAAACAGCACACAGAAAGATGGTGAGAAGGAAAAAACGGAACGAGACAGGAGTCAGAGCAGCAGCAAGAGGAAG GTGGAGCAGTTCTGGAGGTTTTACAGCCACATGGTACGTCCCGGGGACCTGACAGGCCACAGTGACTTCCATCTCTTCAAAGAAGGAATTAAACCCATGTGGGAG GATGATGCAAATAAAAATGGTGGCAAGTGGATTATTCGGCTGCGGAAGGGCTTGGCATCCCGTTGCTGGGAGAATCTCATCCTGGCCATGTTGGGGGAACAGTTCATGGTTGGGGAGGAGATCTGTGGGGCTGTGGTCTCTGTCCGGTTTCAG GAGGACATTATTTCAATATGGAATAAGACTGCCAGCGACCAAGCCACCACAGCCCGCATCCGGGATACGCTTCGGCGAGTGCTTAACCTACCTCCCAACACCATTATGGAGTACAAAACCCACACCGACAGCATCAA AATGCCAGGCAGGCTGGGCCCCCAAAGGCTCCTTTTTCAAAACCTCTGGAAGCCGCGGTTGAATGTGCCATGA
- the EIF4E2 gene encoding eukaryotic translation initiation factor 4E type 2 isoform X3: MNNKFDALKDDDSGDHDQNEENSTQKDGEKEKTERDRSQSSSKRKAVVPGPAEHPLQYNYTFWYSRRTPGRPTSSQSYEQNIKQIGTFASVEQFWRFYSHMVRPGDLTGHSDFHLFKEGIKPMWEDDANKNGGKWIIRLRKGLASRCWENLILAMLGEQFMVGEEICGAVVSVRFQEDIISIWNKTASDQATTARIRDTLRRVLNLPPNTIMEYKTHTDSIKDNSSFRNTKITL, encoded by the exons ATGAACAACAAGTTCGACGC ATTGAAAGATGACGACAGTGGGGACCACGATCAGAATGAAGAAAACAGCACACAGAAAGATGGTGAGAAGGAAAAAACGGAACGAGACAGGAGTCAGAGCAGCAGCAAGAGGAAG GCTGTTGTCCCTGGGCCAGCAGAGCACCCCCTGCAGTATAACTACACTTTCTGGTACTCCAGGAGAACCCCTGGCCGTCCCACCAGCTCACAGAGCTACGAACAGAATATCAAACAGATTGGCACCTTTGCCTCT GTGGAGCAGTTCTGGAGGTTTTACAGCCACATGGTACGTCCCGGGGACCTGACAGGCCACAGTGACTTCCATCTCTTCAAAGAAGGAATTAAACCCATGTGGGAG GATGATGCAAATAAAAATGGTGGCAAGTGGATTATTCGGCTGCGGAAGGGCTTGGCATCCCGTTGCTGGGAGAATCTCATCCTGGCCATGTTGGGGGAACAGTTCATGGTTGGGGAGGAGATCTGTGGGGCTGTGGTCTCTGTCCGGTTTCAG GAGGACATTATTTCAATATGGAATAAGACTGCCAGCGACCAAGCCACCACAGCCCGCATCCGGGATACGCTTCGGCGAGTGCTTAACCTACCTCCCAACACCATTATGGAGTACAAAACCCACACCGACAGCATCAA